In Odocoileus virginianus isolate 20LAN1187 ecotype Illinois chromosome 15, Ovbor_1.2, whole genome shotgun sequence, a genomic segment contains:
- the MSC gene encoding musculin, giving the protein MSTGSVSDPEEMELRGLQRGYPVPVSKRPCLRGAERSYGSPSDNSSAEEDDPDGEEERCALGAAGGAEGCKRKRPRVAGGGGGGKKPLPPKGSAAECKQSQRNAANARERARMRVLSKAFSRLKTSLPWVPPDTKLSKLDTLRLASSYIAHLRQLLQEDRYENGYVHPVNLTWPFVVSGRPDSDTKEVSAANRLCGTTA; this is encoded by the exons ATGTCCACCGGCTCGGTGAGCGACCCCGAGGAGATGGAGCTGCGGGGACTGCAGCGAGGGTACCCGGTTCCCGTCTCCAAGAGGCCGTGCCTCCGCGGCGCCGAGCGCAGCTACGGGTCGCCCAGCGACAACTCTTCTGCGGAGGAGGATGACCCCGACGGCGAGGAGGAGCGCTGTGCGCTGGGCGCGGCGGGCGGCGCGGAAGGCTGCAAGAGGAAGCGGCCCCGGGTGgctgggggcggcggcggcggcaagAAGCCCCTCCCGCCCAAGGGTTCGGCGGCCGAGTGCAAGCAGTCACAGAGGAACGCGGCCAACGCCCGAGAGCGCGCCCGGATGCGCGTGCTGAGCAAAGCCTTCTCCAGACTCAAGACCAGCCTGCCTTGGGTGCCCCCAGACACCAAGCTTTCCAAGCTGGACACGCTCCGGCTGGCTTCCAGTTACATCGCGCACCTGCGGCAGCTGCTACAGGAGGACCGCTACGAGAACGGCTACGTGCACCCGGTGAACCTG ACGTGGCCATTTGTGGTCTCAGGACGACCAGACTCTGACACCAAAGAAGTCTCCGCGGCCAACAGATTATGTGGGACCACCGCTTAG